The Lewinellaceae bacterium genome includes a region encoding these proteins:
- the cadA gene encoding cadmium-translocating P-type ATPase — MKKDNHIHTHDENGKMTCCSLEEKIDKNTTPLIVRQSVEHNEEDGHDHSDEHNQDGEPTWKIYFPSIVSLVLLLSGLAIEHLLKASFFAGWVKVVWYTLAYLPVGLPVIKEAWESLRKGEVFTEFFLMSIATIGAFAIGEYPEGVAVMLFYAIGELFQTAAVKRAKNNIKALLDVRPKTASVLRNGNYETINPETVQIGEIIQVKVGEKIPLDGTLISKKAALNTAALTGESKPKNVQKNEKVMAGSINLDGVIEVGVEKLFNDSSIARILELVQNATSRKSKTELLIRRLAKIYTPIVVYLAIAICVVPYFFVSDYLFADWLYRALIFLVISCPCALVISIPLGYFGGLGAASKNGILFKGATYLDQLTKVNTLVMDKTGTVTKGVFKIKDIVLLGDFNESKFMELLMAIEAKSTHPIAKAIMAYSKNGILSEATNIQEIAGKGLKGEVEGKTLLVGNKKLMEQFNVIIPAETNEIVESIVMVGIDSQFAGYITIADELKEDAIQSIQQLQKVGIKHLTMLSGDKNSITQKVAKELGIEDAKGGLLPEDKLNEVEKIKEDPTKVVAFVGDGINDAPVLALSDVGIAMGGLGSDVAIETADVIIQTDQPSKIVTGIKIAKSTQRIIWQNIVLAFGVKVIVLILGAGGLATMWEAVFADVGVALLAILNAVRLQRMEWN; from the coding sequence ATGAAAAAAGATAATCATATTCATACCCATGACGAAAACGGCAAAATGACTTGCTGTTCATTAGAAGAAAAAATAGATAAAAATACTACTCCGTTGATAGTTCGCCAGAGCGTTGAACATAATGAGGAAGACGGACACGACCATTCAGATGAGCATAACCAAGATGGTGAACCTACTTGGAAAATATATTTCCCTTCAATAGTAAGTTTGGTATTACTTCTATCAGGATTAGCAATAGAACATTTACTAAAAGCAAGTTTTTTCGCAGGTTGGGTAAAAGTAGTTTGGTACACACTTGCCTATTTACCTGTTGGTTTGCCCGTTATCAAAGAAGCGTGGGAATCCCTTCGAAAAGGCGAAGTATTTACCGAATTTTTTCTAATGAGCATTGCCACTATTGGAGCTTTTGCGATTGGAGAATATCCCGAAGGAGTGGCGGTAATGCTCTTTTACGCCATTGGAGAGTTATTCCAAACCGCAGCCGTAAAACGAGCTAAAAACAATATCAAAGCCTTGCTTGATGTCCGTCCAAAAACGGCAAGTGTTCTAAGAAATGGAAATTATGAAACCATTAACCCCGAAACGGTACAAATAGGAGAAATTATTCAAGTCAAAGTTGGCGAGAAAATACCCTTAGACGGAACTTTGATTTCTAAAAAAGCAGCTCTCAATACCGCAGCACTTACGGGGGAAAGCAAACCGAAAAATGTCCAAAAAAATGAAAAGGTAATGGCTGGCTCTATCAATCTTGACGGTGTGATTGAAGTAGGAGTAGAAAAATTATTTAACGATAGTTCCATTGCCCGTATTCTAGAATTAGTACAAAACGCAACTTCTCGTAAATCAAAGACAGAATTGTTAATCAGGCGTTTGGCAAAAATCTATACGCCAATTGTGGTTTATTTAGCGATTGCTATTTGTGTAGTCCCCTATTTCTTTGTATCGGATTATCTGTTTGCAGATTGGCTATATAGGGCTTTGATTTTCTTAGTAATTTCCTGTCCTTGCGCTTTAGTAATATCTATCCCATTGGGATATTTTGGAGGATTAGGCGCAGCTTCCAAAAATGGCATATTGTTCAAAGGGGCGACTTATCTCGACCAGTTGACAAAAGTAAACACTTTGGTCATGGACAAGACAGGTACAGTTACTAAAGGTGTTTTTAAGATTAAAGACATTGTATTGTTAGGTGATTTTAATGAAAGTAAATTCATGGAATTACTAATGGCAATTGAGGCAAAATCCACACATCCAATTGCCAAAGCAATTATGGCATATTCGAAAAATGGCATATTGTCCGAAGCGACCAATATTCAGGAAATTGCAGGAAAAGGGTTAAAAGGTGAAGTGGAAGGAAAAACGCTTTTAGTCGGCAACAAAAAGTTGATGGAGCAGTTCAATGTCATTATTCCGGCCGAAACAAATGAGATAGTAGAAAGCATTGTGATGGTGGGTATTGACAGTCAATTTGCAGGCTACATTACCATTGCGGATGAACTAAAAGAGGATGCAATTCAAAGTATCCAACAACTCCAAAAAGTAGGCATCAAACACCTAACCATGCTATCAGGTGATAAAAATTCTATCACACAAAAGGTAGCTAAAGAATTGGGTATTGAGGATGCCAAAGGTGGTCTATTGCCCGAAGACAAATTAAACGAAGTTGAAAAAATTAAAGAGGACCCCACTAAGGTGGTCGCTTTCGTTGGTGATGGCATCAACGATGCTCCTGTTTTAGCGCTAAGTGATGTTGGAATAGCAATGGGTGGTTTGGGAAGTGATGTTGCCATTGAAACTGCTGATGTTATTATCCAAACTGACCAGCCTTCTAAAATTGTAACGGGTATCAAAATAGCGAAATCTACTCAACGGATTATTTGGCAGAATATCGTTTTAGCTTTTGGAGTGAAAGTAATTGTTTTGATTTTGGGGGCAGGTGGTTTAGCTACGATGTGGGAAGCGGTTTTTGCTGATGTGGGGGTGGCCTTGTTGGCTATTTTAAATGCGGTGAGGTTGCAGCGGATGGAGTGGAATTAG
- a CDS encoding CusA/CzcA family heavy metal efflux RND transporter — protein sequence MFDKIIAYSIQNKFVIGLLVAALIVWGLFSLRQIPIDAVPDITNNQVQVITLSPTLATQEVEQFITTPIELALQNIQQLVEIRSISRFGLSVITVVFEEDMDVYLSRQLVSEYLKEAEGNIPSGLGTPEMAPISTGLGEIYQYVIRPADGFEDKYSPTDLRSIQDWIVSRQLSGIEGVVEVNTMGGFLKQYEVAVNPNLLKSIGISITDVFHALENSNENTGGAYIEKNPNTYYIRTDGVAQSLTDLENIVVDVRNGRPILIKDVATVQFGKAPRYGALVRDGEEAVGGRVMMLKGANSAAVTERVKERVEQIKKSLPEGVVIEPYLVRDKLVSTAIGTVKTNLLEGGLIVIFILVLMLGNWRAGLIVASVIPLAMLFAVSMMNWLGISANLMSLGAIDFGLIVDGAVIIVETVVHRLQKGFAGQKLTQVQIDKEVQTASIKIMNASSFGMIIILMVYIPILALVGVEGKMFIPMAQTVMLAIGGALILSLTYVPMMSALFLSKKITDKKTIADRIISFLQNLYTPVLNAALRLKAIFVLATVALFIFSFIIFSRMGGEFIPTLEEGDLAMQQILPPGTSLSQSIEMASLIQKKLLNEFPEIEDIVTNIGAAEIPTDPMPVEIGDYVLVMKPKSEWTSASNRKDMFEKIEKSLSAIPGVGYEFSQPIQLRFNELMTGSKSDIAIKLYGQDLDLIYSKAKEAESVITKIDGVGTVNVEQTIGMPQIIIKFKYDKMAQYGLQVKEVNQVVRSAFAGESAGVIYEGEKRFDLVVRLDEKYRNGLADVQNLYITLDNGTQVPLQAVADVELIDAPMQISRENTNRRIVIGVNVGDTDVETLVSKIQAELDAKVELPAGYYFTYGGQFENLKAANARLMIAVPLALALIFIMLFFTFGSISQAALIFTAIPLSAIGGIWALELRGMPFSISAGIGFIALFGVAVLNGIVLIGYFNQLKIEGMTNIRERIITGTSVRLRPVLMTAMVASFGFLPMALSTSGGAEVQRPLATVVIGGLLTATFLTLVVLPILYSWLAQWQEGKNKPSLPTNGAIILLPLLFLGWSAQAQQRSITMSEAVEMAIANNPSVRAANLQIQQGQALQNLKYNLGSTDFSYQGDGLFKENGQRVNQIGVIQNIPNPATIRAQNSLQNEQVAQSVLRKQLTEKELRLQVQQSYLDLQQRKELRQLYERLIQVYEQYAQMAKVRADVGEANRIELLTIQSSLNEYQLLVNQVNIEITNLEKQLAGLLNTDEVITSTDSLMVIPFALNDSINSFRVQLASQNIQIEQANIEILKARMKPDFNVGYAAQNYFDGGWLHGLQAGVQIPLFNKQTKQRITAQRLQVDVAQANLETERLRTKQELLSVGNAIQLYAAGVDYYREQLDNLNPEMERISELNYQAGEISYLELLNTLNLLSKNNKQYWEQVLSHNKAVVLYQFLSNQ from the coding sequence ATGTTTGATAAGATTATCGCTTATTCGATACAGAATAAGTTCGTGATAGGGCTATTGGTAGCCGCCCTCATTGTTTGGGGATTATTCTCCTTGCGACAGATACCCATTGATGCCGTTCCTGATATTACGAATAATCAGGTACAAGTCATTACTTTATCGCCAACATTGGCTACCCAGGAAGTAGAGCAATTCATTACTACTCCCATTGAGCTGGCATTACAAAACATTCAACAATTAGTAGAAATACGTTCTATTTCCCGTTTTGGGCTTTCAGTAATAACTGTCGTTTTTGAAGAAGATATGGATGTTTACTTATCTCGCCAACTGGTCAGTGAGTATCTCAAAGAAGCTGAAGGCAACATTCCTTCAGGATTGGGAACACCAGAAATGGCTCCAATTTCTACTGGTCTGGGAGAAATTTACCAATATGTTATTCGACCTGCTGACGGGTTTGAAGATAAATATTCACCTACGGATTTACGAAGTATTCAGGATTGGATAGTTAGCCGCCAGTTGTCTGGTATTGAAGGCGTCGTAGAAGTAAATACAATGGGTGGTTTTCTAAAACAGTACGAAGTTGCTGTAAACCCTAATTTACTCAAATCCATAGGCATTAGCATAACCGATGTTTTTCATGCGCTTGAAAATAGTAATGAAAATACGGGTGGGGCTTATATCGAGAAAAACCCCAACACCTATTATATTCGAACAGACGGCGTTGCACAGTCATTGACAGACTTGGAAAATATTGTTGTAGATGTCCGAAATGGGAGGCCCATTTTGATAAAGGATGTAGCAACCGTTCAATTTGGCAAAGCTCCCCGATATGGCGCATTGGTAAGAGATGGAGAAGAAGCCGTTGGTGGTCGGGTAATGATGCTCAAAGGTGCAAATTCCGCAGCCGTCACCGAACGGGTCAAAGAACGGGTTGAGCAAATCAAAAAATCTTTGCCTGAAGGTGTAGTCATTGAACCTTATTTAGTCAGAGATAAATTAGTATCCACCGCTATTGGAACGGTTAAAACGAACTTACTGGAAGGAGGGCTAATTGTCATATTTATCCTTGTACTGATGTTGGGTAATTGGCGAGCAGGTTTAATAGTAGCATCAGTTATTCCACTGGCAATGTTATTTGCGGTTTCTATGATGAATTGGCTGGGAATCTCTGCCAATTTGATGAGCCTCGGAGCAATTGATTTCGGATTGATTGTAGATGGTGCGGTGATTATTGTTGAGACCGTTGTACATCGGTTACAAAAAGGTTTTGCAGGGCAAAAACTGACCCAAGTTCAGATAGATAAGGAAGTACAAACCGCTTCCATAAAAATAATGAATGCTTCGTCTTTTGGAATGATTATCATCTTGATGGTTTATATTCCAATTCTGGCTTTAGTAGGTGTAGAAGGAAAAATGTTTATCCCAATGGCTCAAACCGTAATGCTTGCAATCGGTGGTGCATTGATACTTTCATTGACTTATGTACCAATGATGTCCGCTTTATTTTTGAGTAAGAAGATTACTGATAAGAAGACTATTGCTGACCGTATTATTTCTTTTCTACAAAATTTATATACACCTGTTTTGAATGCTGCCTTGCGGCTGAAAGCAATTTTTGTATTGGCTACGGTGGCTCTTTTCATTTTTAGTTTTATCATTTTTAGCAGAATGGGTGGGGAGTTTATTCCCACATTGGAAGAAGGTGATTTAGCCATGCAACAAATTCTTCCTCCTGGTACTTCACTTTCGCAAAGTATTGAGATGGCATCCCTCATACAGAAGAAACTATTAAATGAATTTCCTGAGATTGAAGATATCGTTACTAACATCGGTGCTGCCGAAATACCTACCGACCCTATGCCAGTCGAAATTGGTGATTACGTTTTGGTAATGAAACCAAAATCAGAGTGGACTTCGGCGAGTAATCGAAAGGATATGTTTGAAAAAATAGAGAAATCATTAAGTGCCATTCCTGGAGTGGGTTACGAATTTTCTCAGCCTATACAGCTCCGGTTTAATGAATTGATGACAGGATCAAAGTCAGATATTGCTATTAAACTATACGGTCAGGACTTAGACCTAATTTATAGTAAAGCCAAAGAAGCAGAGAGTGTGATCACTAAAATTGATGGTGTAGGAACGGTCAATGTCGAACAAACCATTGGGATGCCTCAAATCATTATTAAATTCAAATATGATAAAATGGCGCAGTATGGTTTGCAGGTTAAGGAGGTTAATCAAGTAGTGAGAAGTGCTTTCGCTGGTGAAAGTGCAGGGGTCATTTATGAAGGGGAAAAACGATTTGATTTAGTGGTTCGACTGGATGAAAAATATCGTAATGGCCTGGCCGATGTTCAAAATTTATACATCACTTTAGACAATGGAACACAAGTGCCTTTGCAAGCAGTAGCAGATGTTGAGTTGATTGATGCACCTATGCAGATTTCCAGAGAAAACACCAATCGTAGAATTGTTATTGGGGTTAATGTAGGTGATACCGATGTCGAAACATTAGTCAGTAAAATCCAAGCGGAATTAGATGCTAAAGTTGAATTACCTGCTGGTTATTATTTCACTTATGGTGGTCAATTTGAAAATCTTAAAGCTGCCAACGCACGGCTAATGATAGCTGTACCGCTTGCACTTGCGCTTATTTTTATTATGCTCTTTTTTACTTTTGGTTCTATCTCACAAGCAGCATTGATTTTTACCGCTATTCCGCTTTCCGCTATTGGAGGAATTTGGGCATTAGAGCTTCGAGGGATGCCATTTAGTATTTCGGCAGGTATCGGATTCATCGCTTTATTTGGCGTTGCCGTTTTAAATGGTATTGTACTGATTGGTTATTTTAATCAATTAAAAATTGAAGGAATGACCAATATTCGAGAGCGGATTATCACGGGTACAAGTGTTCGATTAAGACCCGTATTAATGACCGCAATGGTGGCTTCTTTTGGTTTTCTTCCAATGGCACTTTCCACTTCTGGAGGTGCAGAGGTTCAGCGACCATTAGCAACGGTGGTCATTGGAGGTTTGTTAACCGCTACGTTCTTGACCTTAGTGGTATTGCCAATTTTATATAGTTGGCTGGCTCAATGGCAGGAAGGAAAAAACAAACCGTCTTTACCAACAAATGGCGCAATAATATTGTTACCCCTGCTATTTTTGGGTTGGTCTGCACAGGCACAACAACGATCGATTACAATGAGCGAAGCAGTTGAAATGGCTATTGCCAATAACCCCTCTGTTCGAGCTGCCAATTTACAAATTCAGCAAGGTCAGGCTTTACAGAATTTGAAATATAATCTTGGTTCAACAGATTTTAGTTATCAGGGTGATGGACTTTTTAAAGAAAATGGTCAGCGTGTAAACCAAATCGGGGTCATACAAAATATTCCCAACCCTGCTACGATTAGGGCACAAAATAGTTTACAAAATGAACAGGTGGCACAAAGCGTTTTGCGAAAGCAATTAACTGAAAAAGAATTGCGATTACAAGTACAGCAAAGCTATTTGGATTTACAGCAACGCAAAGAATTACGACAATTATATGAAAGGCTCATTCAGGTTTACGAACAATATGCGCAAATGGCAAAAGTTCGGGCAGATGTTGGAGAAGCCAATCGAATAGAATTGTTGACTATTCAATCCTCCTTGAATGAATACCAATTATTGGTGAATCAGGTGAATATAGAAATCACCAACTTGGAAAAGCAATTAGCAGGCTTACTCAACACCGACGAAGTCATTACCTCAACAGATAGTTTGATGGTCATTCCATTTGCTTTAAATGATAGTATCAATTCTTTTCGGGTACAATTAGCTAGTCAAAATATTCAGATTGAACAGGCTAATATTGAGATACTAAAAGCAAGGATGAAACCTGATTTTAATGTGGGTTACGCTGCTCAAAATTATTTTGATGGTGGTTGGCTACATGGACTACAGGCAGGAGTTCAGATTCCACTTTTTAATAAACAGACAAAGCAAAGAATTACGGCTCAACGATTACAAGTTGATGTTGCCCAAGCTAATTTAGAGACAGAACGTTTGCGAACTAAACAGGAATTACTCTCTGTCGGAAATGCCATTCAACTGTATGCAGCAGGAGTAGATTATTATCGAGAACAACTGGATAATCTCAATCCAGAAATGGAGAGAATTTCCGAACTTAATTATCAGGCAGGGGAAATTTCCTATCTCGAATTACTCAACACCCTCAACCTGCTTTCCAAAAATAACAAACAATACTGGGAACAGGTTCTATCGCATAACAAAGCAGTTGTGTTGTATCAATTTTTGTCAAATCAATAA
- a CDS encoding methyltransferase domain-containing protein — MVQSSIEERQKRAIQYYDRLAKIYDIIAGKWYYRKARNYAIQQIQLKEGEAILNLPCGTGQNFEYFQRYLKSTGVVIGIDLSDGMMAQAKKKKAENNWTNVKILKGDATKITKDWIAENVSPPVQIDAVLCDLGLSGFPQWENIIDNMLSLLKPGGIMVIMDWYLPKPSLWGAFIKWIGKGEVNRPIYQYLKTKVAEYSVNTSFNRGGVFVATGIKK; from the coding sequence ATGGTGCAATCATCAATAGAAGAAAGACAAAAACGAGCCATTCAATACTATGACAGGTTGGCAAAGATATACGATATTATCGCAGGCAAATGGTACTATCGCAAAGCCCGAAATTATGCCATTCAACAGATACAACTGAAAGAAGGGGAAGCCATCCTTAACCTCCCCTGCGGGACAGGGCAAAATTTTGAATATTTCCAGCGATATTTAAAAAGTACAGGAGTAGTCATTGGCATTGACCTATCAGATGGAATGATGGCACAAGCCAAAAAGAAAAAGGCTGAAAACAATTGGACAAATGTCAAAATCCTAAAAGGGGATGCCACAAAAATCACGAAAGATTGGATAGCAGAAAATGTATCCCCTCCTGTCCAAATAGATGCTGTATTGTGCGACCTGGGATTGTCAGGTTTTCCGCAATGGGAAAATATAATTGACAATATGCTTTCCCTTTTGAAACCAGGTGGCATTATGGTCATTATGGATTGGTACCTGCCTAAGCCTTCTTTGTGGGGAGCGTTTATTAAATGGATAGGGAAAGGCGAAGTGAACCGACCAATCTATCAATATTTAAAAACCAAAGTTGCTGAATATTCTGTCAATACTTCTTTTAATCGAGGAGGGGTCTTTGTGGCAACTGGAATTAAAAAATAA
- a CDS encoding P-II family nitrogen regulator — MKEIKAFIKPSRVTKVVEALEAAGFESLTLSKGEGTGTHERPDASLDLEYFFTNSLVVKLELVCQNEEAEKAIQLICENARSPEPGDGIIYITEIEDAFSIKTRESLKRFDL; from the coding sequence ATGAAAGAAATAAAAGCATTTATAAAGCCTTCAAGAGTAACCAAAGTAGTAGAAGCCCTTGAAGCAGCAGGCTTCGAAAGTTTAACCCTGTCTAAAGGAGAAGGAACAGGTACGCATGAACGACCCGATGCAAGCCTTGATTTAGAGTATTTTTTTACCAATAGTTTGGTAGTAAAACTGGAACTGGTATGCCAGAACGAGGAGGCCGAAAAAGCAATTCAATTAATTTGTGAAAATGCACGTTCTCCTGAACCAGGAGATGGTATCATTTACATAACTGAGATTGAGGATGCCTTTAGTATTAAGACTAGAGAATCTCTTAAACGGTTTGATTTGTAA
- a CDS encoding efflux RND transporter periplasmic adaptor subunit: MKFINQSIISILSVAVMLLLFSCGNEHKEGDGHNHEDETVHHSEDDGHGEELEEGEIHLTKEQIKTMNIQFGDFSKIKINDYVSATGTLGLPPNALTSVSARSSGFIKNSNKYVEGSYVKKGIIMAYLENPEFIQHQQKYLEVAAELIFDQQELARQKSLVVSKAGVEKNVQRLQSQVNMKTATLKGIAKQLAYLGIKVDELSPDNIVERIPIYAPMGGYITSINMHNGMYVTPELELMEIVNENHLHLELDIFENDIANIKEEQKISYTVPALGNTVYDGEVHIIGKEFNTENKTVRIHGHLEKVRPRFIKDLFIEAKIWLTDQTVQALPEKAIIKDGASSYIYVANDKTDEDEMKFEQIMVIPSTTDKGFTSVKLIDKIPDGMKIVTNGAYYVYAQSKAGELEHKH; the protein is encoded by the coding sequence ATGAAATTTATAAATCAATCAATCATATCAATTTTGTCAGTAGCGGTAATGCTTCTACTTTTCTCTTGCGGTAACGAACATAAAGAAGGAGATGGTCACAACCACGAAGACGAAACAGTTCATCATTCTGAAGATGATGGTCATGGAGAAGAACTCGAAGAAGGTGAAATTCATCTGACCAAAGAGCAAATAAAAACCATGAATATTCAATTTGGCGATTTTTCTAAAATCAAAATTAATGACTATGTAAGTGCTACGGGTACTTTAGGTTTACCTCCTAATGCTTTGACTTCCGTCAGCGCAAGGTCAAGTGGTTTTATTAAAAACAGCAACAAATATGTGGAAGGCAGCTATGTGAAAAAAGGAATTATCATGGCTTATTTAGAAAATCCTGAATTCATTCAACACCAACAGAAATATCTTGAAGTGGCTGCTGAATTAATTTTTGACCAACAAGAATTAGCTCGACAAAAATCTTTGGTTGTATCAAAAGCAGGGGTTGAAAAAAATGTGCAAAGACTTCAATCGCAGGTTAATATGAAAACCGCAACATTAAAGGGTATCGCCAAACAATTAGCTTATTTGGGAATCAAAGTGGATGAATTATCACCGGATAATATTGTCGAACGAATCCCGATATACGCTCCTATGGGAGGTTATATTACTTCGATTAATATGCACAACGGAATGTATGTCACACCTGAATTGGAACTGATGGAAATCGTCAATGAAAATCACCTGCATTTGGAGTTAGATATTTTTGAAAACGATATTGCCAATATAAAGGAAGAACAGAAAATCAGCTATACCGTTCCTGCTTTGGGAAATACGGTTTATGATGGCGAAGTTCATATTATTGGAAAAGAATTCAATACCGAAAATAAGACGGTTCGTATTCACGGTCATCTTGAAAAAGTACGCCCCCGATTCATCAAAGATTTATTCATTGAAGCTAAAATTTGGTTGACCGACCAAACGGTACAGGCATTACCTGAAAAAGCAATCATCAAAGATGGGGCTTCTTCTTACATCTATGTCGCTAATGACAAAACAGATGAAGACGAAATGAAGTTTGAACAAATCATGGTAATACCAAGTACTACTGACAAGGGCTTCACTTCCGTAAAATTGATTGATAAAATTCCTGATGGGATGAAAATAGTAACAAATGGAGCTTATTATGTTTATGCTCAATCTAAAGCAGGAGAGTTGGAGCATAAACATTAA